Proteins found in one Plasmodium gaboni strain SY75 chromosome Unknown, whole genome shotgun sequence genomic segment:
- a CDS encoding putative EMP1-like protein: LSSESEYEEVDINDIYPYKSPKYKTLIEVVLKPSTNNNVQDTYTDDVKYNSDTPTNKLTDNEWNRLKQNFISQYLNNIGPDVQLNNALQSYNIPKHIQPDIIHNNMEEKPFITSIQDRKLYSDDGDIVSYNIDWNIPENINRTINIMNDPKYVSSNDQYTGIDLINDSLNNYEHIDIYDELLKRKENEIFGTKHPKNTTTNSVVKETYSDPILNQLDLFHKWLDRHRDMCNQWNNKEDILSKLKDEWNNENKEHLLYTSSTHDDINTINNEHVLYTSTIDDINKINDEKYNMINANTQINHEGNDKTTLEHLGSTNISPNDLTTTNTNVQTKNLRTNISMDIHFDENNNNVLTTDVKRKENHLENSYNF, encoded by the coding sequence aataatgtacAAGATACTTATACAGATGATGTGAAATATAATAGTGATACACCCACCAATAAACTTACGGATAATGAATGGAATCGACTGAAACAAAATTTTATCTCacaatatttaaataatataggACCTGATGTACAATTAAATAATGCGTTAcaatcatataatattccCAAGCATATCCAGCCTGatattatacataataatatggaaGAAAAACCTTTTATTACATCCATTCAAGatagaaaattatatagtGATGATGGCGATATTGTTAGTTATAATATAGATTGGAATATTCCcgaaaatattaataggACTATCAATATCATGAATGATCCAAAATATGTTTCATCAAATGATCAATATACTGGAATTGATTTAATTAATGattctttaaataattatgaacaTATTGATATTTATGATGAGTTgttaaaaagaaaagaaaatgaaatatttgGAACAAAACATCCCAAAAATACAACAACAAATAGTGTTGTAAAAGAAACATATAGTGACCCTATACTTAACCAACTGGatttatttcataaatGGCTTGATAGACATAGAGATATGTGTAACCAATGGAATAATAAGGAAGATATTTTGAGCAAATTAAAAGATGAGTGgaataatgaaaataaagaacATCTATTGTATACATCATCAACTCatgatgatattaataCAATTAATAACGAACATGTATTGTATACATCAACTATtgatgatattaataaaattaatgatgaaaaatataatatgattaaTGCAAACACACAAATAAATCATGAAGGTAATGATAAAACAACTCTTGAACATCTTGGATCAACAAATATTTCACCCAATGATCTTACAACAACAAATACGAATGTTCAAACAAAGAATTTACGCACAAATATATCTATGGATATACATtttgatgaaaataataataatgtgtTAACCACTGATGTAAAAAGGAAAGAAAATCATTTGGAAAATTCGTACAATTTTTGA